A genome region from Triticum aestivum cultivar Chinese Spring chromosome 2B, IWGSC CS RefSeq v2.1, whole genome shotgun sequence includes the following:
- the LOC123045775 gene encoding cyclin-T1-3 — protein sequence MDIMQTSDSSHHGIVENSPYTTPYDRRVEGDQLGASWYFSRKEIEENSLSRRDGIDLKKESYLRKSYCTFLQDFGMRLKVPQVTIATAIVFCHRFFLRQSHAKNDRQTIATVCMFLAGKVEETPRPLKDVVLISYEIIHKKDPAAVARIKQKEVYEQQKELLLIGERLVLVTLGFDMNVHHPYKPLVEAIKKFKVAQNALAQVAWNFVNDGLRTSLCLQFKPHHIAAGAIFLAAKFLKVKLPADGEKVWWQEFDVTPRQLEEVSNQMLELYEQNRVGPQPSQGNDTEGSSASVVNQRAPVKAEEPPAHETHQAPRQSSVPGRHGHDHPQPEKQTSNQRIPKSEARDGTANSNEGTNMSSSMMDAMKKIDKDKVKAALEKRRKSKGDAGRKVEVMDDDDLIERELEHGVELAAEDEKKHDRRQSWPHPAHREDHQNTARKAENTEEGELSLDGQEYRSPGPDNRKRKDAHEHRSNDRSAERDIKRPRP from the exons ATGGATATCATGCAGACTAGTGACTCTTCACATCATGGAATTGTAGAGAACAGCCCTTATACAACTCCCTATGATAGACGTGTGGAAGGTGACCAACTTGGTGCTTCGTGGTATTTTAGTAGAAAAGAAATAGAAGAGAATTCCCTTTCAAGGAGAGATGGTATTGATTTAAAGAAGGAGTCTTACCTTCGCAAGTCATACTGCACTTTCCTTCAGGATTTCGGGATGAGGCTGAAAGT GCCCCAAGTAACAATTGCTACAGCTATAGTATTTTGTCATCGTTTTTTCCTTCGTCAATCTCATGCCAAAAATGACAGACAG ACAATAGCCACAGTTTGCATGTTCTTGGCGGGTAAAGTTGAAGAAACACCTAGACCCCTGAAGGATGTCGTACTCATCTCTTATGAGATAATCCACAAAAAGGATCCTGCTGCAGTTGCTCGAATTAAGCAGAAG GAAGTGTATGAACAACAGAAGGAACTTCTTTTGATCGGGGAGCGCCTTGTGCttgtaacacttggttttgacatGAATGTGCACCACCCTTACAAGCCTTTGGTTGAAGCAATAAAAAAATTCAAGGTTGCTCAAAATGCACTTGCTCAAGTTGCCTGGAATTTTGTCAATGATGG GCTACGCACTTCGCTTTGCCTGCAATTTAAGCCCCATCATATTGCGGCCGGCGCAATCTTCCTTGCTGCAAAGTTCCTCAAAGTCAAGCTTCCAGCAGACGGGGAAAAGGTCTGGTGGCAAGAGTTTGATGTAACTCCACGGCAGTTGGAAG AGGTTAGCAACCAAATGTTGGAGCTCTACGAGCAGAACCGTGTTGGACCACAACCTTCACAAGGGAATGATACCGAAGGCAGCTCTGCAAGTGTGGTTAATCAGCGTGCTCCTGTGAAAGCTGAGGAGCCTCCTGCCCATGAAACTCATCAAGCACCTAGACAGTCGAGCGTACCAGGCCGTCACGGGCATGACCACCCTCAGCCTGAAAAGCAGACCTCAAACCAGAGGATACCCAAGAGTGAAGCAAGGGATGGCACAGCCAACAGCAATGAAGGCACCAATATGTCCTCATCAATGATGGATGCGATGAAAAAGATAGACAAGGATAAGGTGAAAGCTGCGCTGGAGAAGCGGAGGAAGTCGAAAGGCGATGCTGGTAGGAAAGTGGAAGTCATGGATGATGATGACCTAATTGAGAGGGAGCTGGAACATGGCGTGGAGTTGGCTGCTGAGGACGAGAAAAAACACGACAGAAGGCAGAGCTGGCCCCACCCCGCGCATCGGGAGGATCACCAGAACACGGCTCGCAAGGCGGAGAACACAGAAGAGGGCGAGCTGTCCCTGGACGGCCAGGAATACCGCTCTCCTGGCCCTGACAACCGGAAGAGGAAGGACGCGCACGAGCACAGGAGCAATGACCGCAGCGCCGAGAGAGACATCAAGAGGCCGAGGCCATGA
- the LOC123045777 gene encoding uncharacterized protein, which produces MSGCGLFLLQSTGRACPRSRPRPLLLSPSCLPPSDPYAARPAPLSSSPALWTCSCKRRPMRKTGLTMGSWVVLLRRGLLNLNPRLLSASPRPEGDICRAGDQCSGGRICRARFVDEERLVQVCSEATSGWTRRVRIRKAPAEHELNPTRKSALELSMRVFITKRDGNVVNPAVGTSFD; this is translated from the exons ATGTCAGGTTGTGGGCTTTTCCTTTTGCAAAGCACTGGCCGAGCCTGCCCCAGATCCAGACCGCGTCCCTTGCTCCTCTCTCCATCTTGTCTTCCTCCTTCAGATCCATACGCGGCGCGTCCTGCTCCTCTCTCCAGCTCGCCTGCTCTATGGACGTGTTCATGCAAGCGCAGGCCGATGCGGAAGACAG GATTAACCATGGGCAGTTGGGTGGTGTTGCTGCGGCGCGGCCTGTTGAATTTGAATCCCAGGCTTCTATCAGCATCGCCGAGGCCCGAGGGGGACATTTGCCGTGCCGGAGACCAATGCAGCGGCGGTAGGATTTGCCGTGCGAGATTTGTTGATGAAGAACGGCTCGTGCAAGTGTGTTCGGAGGCTACAAGTGGTTGGACACGCAG AGTAAGGATCAGGAAAGCTCCTGCAGAGCATGAGCTCAACCCTACCCGGAAAAGTGCCCTTGAACTATCCATGAGGGTGTTCATAACAAAACGAGATGGCAATGTTGTCAACCCAGCTGTCGGAACATCCTTCGATTAA